The Candidatus Omnitrophota bacterium genome contains a region encoding:
- a CDS encoding type II secretion system F family protein, translating into MQFIYKAKKNLNEVVQDKIEGESIEQVLEVLQAKGLVPISVEPSNGIPGLASLSPATSASTKAKPKTVLRPTGKWGLKQLVLFTQKLYNLVNSRVELLSALRLLEKNCQNHTEKALLGDIIKNIKDGISFSGCLSRYPQYFPQLYINIIHTGEATGKLKDALIQLLDYLRRIEDLKSKVKQALAYPIFMTLVGIGTIFVMLTFVLPRIAGMFDDFKAQLPLPTLILMNISNFLKAYWIFIIIFIIVLVSVFKMKMRGQENAFSRLKYHIPLVKDIIYKQSVANFSRSLSLLLQSGVNLLSALTSAGPLMGNPVYVAQLEQVRHDISEGVPFSDSLGKFKIFPDFFVQMIRVGEEGGRLDSVLADIAVSYEKEIEGDLKTVSSLIEPAIILALGLVIGAMVIAMLLPIFNMNTLMG; encoded by the coding sequence TTGCAATTTATTTATAAGGCTAAGAAAAACCTGAATGAGGTTGTTCAAGACAAGATTGAGGGGGAGAGTATTGAGCAGGTACTTGAAGTATTGCAGGCAAAGGGCCTTGTACCGATCTCTGTTGAGCCATCAAACGGCATACCTGGCCTTGCATCATTATCGCCTGCAACCTCAGCATCAACCAAGGCTAAACCTAAAACTGTTTTGCGGCCAACCGGGAAATGGGGTTTAAAACAGCTGGTTTTGTTTACCCAGAAGCTCTATAACTTGGTTAATTCGCGTGTAGAGCTGCTTAGCGCTTTAAGGCTTCTGGAAAAGAATTGCCAAAATCATACAGAAAAAGCATTGCTGGGTGATATTATAAAGAATATTAAAGACGGTATTTCGTTCTCCGGCTGCCTTAGCCGCTATCCCCAGTATTTTCCGCAGCTTTATATCAATATAATTCATACCGGAGAAGCAACAGGAAAACTCAAAGATGCACTTATTCAACTGTTGGATTATCTGCGCCGGATTGAAGATTTAAAGAGCAAAGTTAAGCAGGCGCTTGCTTATCCTATATTTATGACCTTAGTTGGCATAGGCACAATATTCGTAATGCTTACTTTTGTCTTGCCGCGCATAGCCGGGATGTTCGATGATTTTAAGGCCCAGCTTCCTTTACCCACCCTTATTTTAATGAATATCTCAAATTTTCTTAAAGCCTACTGGATATTTATAATTATATTCATCATTGTTTTGGTTTCCGTATTTAAAATGAAGATGCGGGGGCAGGAAAATGCTTTTAGCCGCCTGAAATATCATATTCCCCTGGTTAAAGATATTATTTATAAACAATCTGTGGCGAATTTCTCTAGAAGCCTGTCTTTGCTTTTACAAAGCGGAGTAAATCTGCTTTCTGCTTTAACTAGCGCCGGGCCATTGATGGGAAATCCTGTTTATGTCGCCCAGCTAGAACAGGTGCGCCATGATATAAGCGAAGGCGTGCCTTTTTCAGATTCACTGGGAAAATTCAAGATATTTCCGGATTTTTTTGTACAGATGATCCGCGTTGGCGAAGAGGGAGGCAGGCTTGACAGCGTGCTTGCGGATATTGCTGTTTCTTATGAAAAAGAAATTGAGGGTGATTTAAAAACCGTTAGTTCCCTTATTGAGCCGGCAATAATTCTGGCTTTAGGTTTGGTTATCGGGGCGATGGTAATTGCTATGCTCCTGCCAATATTTAATATGAATACCCTCATGGGCTAA